In the genome of Anabrus simplex isolate iqAnaSimp1 chromosome 7, ASM4041472v1, whole genome shotgun sequence, the window TGGCGCAAAATGTCGGTGTTaacaaaaggatctggggccttccttcgtcgACACCCTGGGCCAAAGTTTGTATTGGGTTCCGCACGCTATACGCCCTGCTGGATACCGGTTCCAGCGTTTCCTTCTTGAATCTGAGCCTTGTGTCTTCCGTACATTTAGAGTATCTCTCGGACAGCGGGAAGATAGATAAGTTTATGTCTGCTGAAGGCCGTCAAGTGTGTCCGGTGGGCCGCGTCGTATGCCACATCAAAATTCATAATCTTTCGTGGAATTGGAAATTTTATGTTGTTGCAGATCTGTCTGTCCCGATCATTTTAGGGACTGACTTTATGCAAGCGACGGGTCTATCCATTGATTTCATTACTCGAAGTTTCGCCTTCCGCTTCCGGTCTGACGTAAATTATCCTTTCGAAACCCCCTTTCTGCGTAATATTGTGTGCCCTCTTTCTACTTTTGTGACTCCAAGTGCGTCGTGTGACCTAACCGACGGACAGAATTTGATGCTAAACAGTTTAATAgaggaattttctgatgttttgacGCCTGAGTTAGGTTGTGCGAAAAACTTTTCTTATTCAATTGAGCTCAAAGATAAAACTCCTGTTAGGTCCCCTCCTTTCGGATGTTCGCCTCCGAAGTTGTCCGCCATGAGAGAATGTGTAGATGAACTTTTagaaaagaaggtcatcagtccatccaagtcaccttatggtagccccgccttcctaatccctaaaaaagacgggagttttcgtttcattgtggattaccgcaaggtaaataggaacattgtatttgacagcttcccattgcccaccatcgaaagcgcctttcagcattttcatggtgctaggtttttcactgtcttcgactttaactcggcgtattaccagattcctttggacccaaaaagtcgcccttgtacagcctttgtcaccccttttggcctttttcatttcaataaagtaCCCATGGGCATCTCGATAGGGGGACAAGCACTTAGCCGGGTCATGGATTCGATCTTTGGCGATCTGAAGTTCtcctatgtatttaattttctggatgatctcctcatatactctgcaagctttgacgaacacctggctcacctacgtgaggtacttagtcgtctgcgcaaacacgggttcactatcaaccccaaaaaagtctctctctgttccaaacgattgaatttcttggggcatgtcatctcggattccggtatagctgtaaaccctgagagggttaaatgtattaaagagtttcctCAGCCCAAGAACGTCCACGGCGTAAGAAGGTTCTTGGGTATGGTGGGTTTTTACAGTCGGTTCATcgagaatttttctcaaatttcggcccctttgaatcttctaaaaaggaagaattgtcgtttCGTCTGGGGTGAAGCCCAAATCCTTGCCTTCGATCAGCTGAAAGATGCCCTTTGTCGAGCCCCTGTTCTCCACAGCCCCGATTTCTCCCGCGATTTCGTGCTCCAATGCGATTCCAGTGAAATTGCGATTTCCGCCGTGCTAAACCAAGCCGATGAGGACGGAAAACTAGTCCCGATCGCTTATTTTAGCAAGCTACTACACGGGGCCGAGTTACGTTACTCCATTTACGAAAAGGAATGTTTGGCCGTTGTGTTGGGTATAGAAAAATTTAGAACTTACCTCGAACACCGTCACTTCTTTGTCCACACTGATAATCAGGCCCTGTCGTGGATGAACGTCAAACGACTTGGAAGAACAGCCAGGTGGATTCTTCGACTGTCTGCGTATAAGTTCACCATTGTACATGTTCGCggaaaggaaaatgtcgtggctgactgtctgtcacgtatgtttgacggaataaacatgagtgaaGCCGATGACGCGGAGAAATACCATAAATCTGATGGTGCTGGATGTGTTAATATTATGCAGAAATATCCTTGGtcattttctgatatttcagagcaccaaaatactgatgacgagtgtcaaaaactgatgaaaggtgtcaccgatgggtcacttcatgataaatcattttgtattaaGGGTGGATTGTTAGTTCGTCGTTGTGGTAATAAGGGAAAGGACAAGATTTACATTCCTGATAGCATAAGGcgcatggtattacattattaccatGACTCTTATTTAGGGGCGCATTTGGGTCAGTACAAGACATTACATCGCGTTTCTCGCGATTTCTACTggccaaatatgaaaaaagaaGTGCTTGATTACGTGAAAAGCTGTGACGTGTGTCAACGGTCTAAACCTGCCAAATCATCTCAAGTTGGGTTGCATTCCGCTGATGTGGCAACGtaccccggagaaaggttattcgtAGATTATTTTGGCCCTCTCGTCAAGTCCCGTAAAGGCAACGTTGGTATCCTATCTGTCATTGATGGTTTCTCAAAATTCGTCTGGTTGTTCCCAGTGCGCAAAATCAATTCTAATAACGCCGTTCACATCTTGTCTCGTCACGTCTTTGCAATTTATGGCCCCCCCAAAAAGTTGGTAACTGACAATGCATCCACTTTCAGCGGTAGTAATTTTCGTCAATTGTGTTTTGAGTGGGGAGTGAACCAGATATTTCTCAGCCCTCACTACCCTAAACCGTCTCATGTTGAGAGGTTTCATCGTAATCTTAAGGCCTGCCTAACCGCGTTCCACAGCGCTGACCAGCGCAGTTGGGACgaaaacttaaatttctttgttctagctttcaacagtgctCTACATGAATCGCATCGGCACACACCGGCGGAGTTGTTCTTGGGCAGGAATGTTACTgacccattacaattaaaatggaattttggatatttgtccgaaccgttaaggaccaagagcgtcgaagaaaaatggaaggaagcagtcgagcaactgatcaaagccagagatcgtgtagccaaaaggttcaacaagggaaggagagaagtcaccctaaaggttggagactttaatgattaaaaggttcccgacaagctcggcagcagaccaaattggagcgaaactctgcctaaaatggtctggtcccaaccgtattgtgaaattcttgggacctgttaccgtgttgttggaggatgaaataaataagagggTATCCAGAGCTCACGTGAGTCTGTTGAAGCCCTACCATTCATGGGCCAAAAATAATTGATCTAGTAGCTATTAGTACCTGGTGGTAACATGGTTTGATCAGTTTATCACTCTTAGACTCGTTGTTCTAaagtctttttcttttcagggaaaaatgaaaaaaggaaagggaaagaaaagaagagtcaaaggatatttcagtatcgaatgacaaggataatataaaataaacaacggaCCTATTGATAGGACACAAAAATTGTATGACTGCTTTTATCCTCTACCTGCCTGCAACCGATTCGTGAAAATGTCATATTAATGATAGGAAAAAGACTGATTAAATTCAGCGCCTTTCCTTCTTTTAATGTACTGAACTTTAAAGCAATGTGTAATCCTCCAATCTATGCTCCCTTGTGACTGTTGGTGATTTTCAGTGTTATTTGTTGTTACTCTAATTAATTAGGTTAGTAATTAGGTTAGTTAATTTTAgttatatagtgcgcactatatatatatatatataatttcttcaTGTATTTATTCTTATTATAAGCTTTACACCTCACATTAAAATGTGTCCCTTTGACCCTTCGTCAAGATCGGACACATTTTAAAGACGCATGggtgtgatgatgaaacatgctgctccagcatggtttccataatttattaccaatgtttcactgaattggtttcgacctgttactatatgtgtttccggttttaatcgatagaggacagccccctctgtcgagaacattaatgatcttttctcgactaagtctttaactatcttctccttggtatatattctgttctgaggatggtggcttataataatatgggaccctcacacacaggagctatgttagtgcttttcaaatggatgtatcgtaagtttaaaaccgtgctgatcgctgcacgattaacgtgttctGATGTTTGTTATTGTGGGTGATGTACCATTTAGTATTTGTATTTCTCCCTTTTTTGGCCGACCGTAACCCGTCTTGATACTCGAAGAGAGGAAGGCGTGTGTGAGAGTGTGTTGTTGATATAATAGTGGTGCATTCATAATCTGAGTCTCTGTGCATTATAATGAATTTCTCAATGAGACGTCTTTGCTCTCGTTTGGAATTATGATCTGTGTGTCGGCCGTCGAATTATTATGGCCGTACACAGCGATGTTTGTGGCAGATCTACGCGTGGCCTTAAAGCCACGACATGTGCTGTTGTCATTCTACTACTATTGACGTTTGGCCTCATTGATGTTAGGTAatattgcactctacgagttgACTGGATTGATCTATTCGCACCATTTGTCACTGTTATCTGCCCTCGAGGCGATTGGTTCGTAtggctgaatgaatgaattaatgaatgagtcgAGTATTTAGATGAGGAAGTGTCGGCCTATCTAATTTATGTTTAACTTTTCGTTATTTGCCCCTTTTATCTCGGGTTCTATTTTTCTCCTTATTTGGTGCGCGCCCTGATCTTTTTCGACCTGGgcgtcgccatgttgatttattttgttccttggccgcacgatggcccgtgtttatctgattgattcatcctatgtatctttttctctttgcccgctggggttattctttacctggtctacccttttttggggtgtgtgcgctccttggggtgtgggggatcctaatgaaaggagatcatagtattgtttaaaaaaaaaaaaaaaaaaaaaaaaaagaaaaaaagaaaggaaatgtataagaagtagggggtggaatgaataagatactcccgatttgtaatcatgtgttgaccctcattagttattcttctcgcaattgttatatgcgaaatcttcgtgagtaaaaatgctaagatcccttgcGTAATTCTGCAACTGTGCATGTACGTATTGATGAGATATGAATATCACGATTAATTGTCATTGGTGCtaacccatatacgtatgtattaccctattatatcttatgttttccttttcaattaattctttaattaacgttgtttttcaataaacattcatttatcacttattcgggtttcgactcttagtagtgttagtttatgttagaactaattaggtgaataacatttccagttcagggcagatttatacgcccttcttgatcgtgattcacgtgcagtttcctcttttatcctccttttttttttttttgtctacgtatttatttttacttgagggagggtgtggctcacgttccttactttatttacccaataaaaaaaattgaatttgcattcatccatattacataaaggtacatttaacatgaaataggtcaataacatctctcccctctccaatgttgatggaaggttccacagcgctccagccgctccgccctacttctccctcTCCTCTCCACTGTATAGTGTACttgatttaatcatccaataggagagctCTAtaaggcccctccctttcttgccctcccctctcaacgcgcagcatgcctcaccacaaactttccatgaccacagtcctgaaatagtgtttggtgacaacagacttaatatcggcagtctagataagtacgtaagttttcaataccctatattaataattatatatttttatctTTGTCATCACTATTTCATGTTATCACTAagctctctatcattgacaagtttacgccacgtaaacaatactgtacatatataagcttgtttttaagtgatttgatagaatctgaggatgttcttgtagaacaaaacatgtcattctttgtatgttagtgtgtattttacaggcatgtttataatgttataatttacattgtatttgctgtgtgtttgacggactgaaaagcctttgttacagttaactaagtcaacactggaaaacatagcttcattcttaacaaaagcttcattcttaacaaaagcttcattcttaacaaatgatGATGTAATACTGTATATGGATCCAGCTCGGATGTTGACAACTCAAGTATGGTTGTATTGTTCACCTAAGTTCACcccgtcattttttttttttttttttttttttttcccctccctATATGTGGTTTTATGGCTCAGCTATCAAATAATAATATTGGAAAATAACCATCTCGTGTTGGTCTCTTACAGGTGGGATAGTTGGTGCATGTTCAGCATCAGTAATGGCAAGAAACAAGTTCCGTCCAGTGGCTCATATCATCTTGTACGACATGACGCCTAGACAACAACAACAGTTAGCAACATCTATTCGTGCTATAGTTGATGACTTCAGAGTTGAAGATGCCGCTATGCTTCTGCCATTATTGCTGAACAACCCAACGACTCATGCAGCCATTTTGAGTCTTGTAACTGAATTTATTACTAGAGAAATGAGAATGAATATAATTGATTGAGAATTTTGAGTGTTTGAAATGATTGCATGAGGGAATGTGTGTATGAAATGTGAAATGCTACTAGTCATTGGGGTAACATGAAAGTAAAATAGTTGCCTTATATCGCCTTTATAAATGATTGCGTGAAGGCTTGGTatagaaaatattttattattgtatatacAAGAATTTTCAGTGAGAAACTGAGCATTtgtgaagaagagagagagagagagagtgtgtgtaattagttatataaaaattataaacagTATTGTACATGAATCAACAAAGTACAGGAGTTGGATGAAAAACATAATTGTACATTAGACAATGCCAGTGTGTGTGTATATAATCATAAAGTGTATATGTACTATATCATCATAGGGGATGAAGTAAGGAAGGGAGTTAGAAGTAAAGTGATGCTTAATAACGGCTACCCAGTtataatgccagtcatattttctCTTAATAATACCCCTTGCTTCCATTTGCTTCAGAATCTTTTTTGAACTACTGTTCCTGGGAAATGGTAAGAACTGTGaaataaattttgttcttttcagaTCCGTTGCTATTAGTTCTATGTACAATTCTTATGCCAGTGTAGTTGTATATTATACAGTATGTTGTAAAACTAACAATACTGAAATTATAAACATACTCTGAACAACAAACAGTACTGTATGTCACCAGAAACCTGTCAGTGCTACGAAACAACAATTGGACGCAGCAAaatggaactacagtctacaccgTGAGTAGACTGCAACAACACTTTGGAAATCACTTAATTTACTGTGGAAAGGAATTTCTGTGCCCTTCCCACTCCCTGGATCCCTCATCCCTAGATGCTTACATATCGCATTTATGCGAATAAAGCCtgcactctaattttaggaagggtgattttgaaaaaaatgaactagtttttattttattagaaaaagTTTATATAAAAATGATGAGCAGTACATGAATCAGCAAAGTACAAGAGTTACATGAAAAATGTAATAGTACAGTAGGCAATATCAGTATAATTATTAGTACTGGTAGGTACGTTATAACAGTATGATTGCAGCAGCATCCCACAATAGAAAAATCATACTATAATTTTGCATCTCAAAATTTAATGGAAATATAGACACATTTATACCAGTAATTGCATATTCCCTTGCCTCTGATCTCTTTGCTTTCATCATTGCTGGCAGTTCACCTGGTGGCTATggtcattaaggcatcaagtctatatggtctgacactgtggttagctggtttgagcgctgttggtcgaaaaaatgtcaccatcagaatgttggccaacagggtaagagaggtggtggtatactatttctaatcattagattgcgtgcgaaaagcctggattcaattctaaatctctgcgcactgttcatatggagtgaaggcatatgacactgttgatagtgattcatcccTCGGATGGGGACATGAAgcattgagcagaacccttggtgttattcgacaggaataggctacgtgccaatactgggtttcaccctctccctaccttatcatcatcccacatccacaaGCTCAGGTCGTCcttgggcgtcaaatagaaagacctgcactaggcaagccaaacatgtcctcggacactcccgacactaaaagccataaagaaaatatgtaattacagTAGTCCACCTTAGTCAATATATTAATTgagtaaaaacacattaaaaatatatattttggccCTATTTGGCCTTCTTTAGCCTTGAAGTAAGaaatataaagtttatagaaaaagtCTAGAAAAAGACCACACTGAAAGTCCATAAGAAACAATTGATCTTTGAAACGTTTCAGCTTGTCTTAATGTGAAAGCACAAACATTACCAAAAGTCCTATAGAATAATGTATGAAAACATTGATTAGTCTTGATGCAAAGTATCAATAACATCAAAATTATTGTGCTGTAGTTCTTTCATTCTGTGAGACATTCTTCAGCTAATGAAACATGTTCTAATGTATGTATATCTTACTAAGTTTTGAATGATAGAACTATAAaacattccaaataaaggaataatTATTCTGTAATACAGAGCAATCATGATATTCATCAATTGCAGTTATTCAACAGGTTCAACAATCTGCAGGACCATGATGAACAATATGAGAGGCTTGAGGATGTACTCTTTGAACACTTGCTGTGCTGACGCAGTTAGATGTGTACATTGGTGTTGTGACCTTGCATGATATAACGACCTATCTTGGTGTTCAGAACaagtttgtaatttcagtaccaTTTGATTTGCCACATCCTGTATGTCATGACTTTCTTTTAGAGCTAGTAGATTACCAACAACCATTCAAGGAGAAAAGCTTCAATTTTGTATTGTTTTCTTCTTGTGGTGTTAGAGGTGTGCATGATTTTTGGGGAATGCTTTCATGGGTCTTGGAAtgtgcgaaattaaccaatgatggttaaaattcccaaccctgccgagaattgaacccgggatctctgtgaccaaaggacagtacactaaccatttagccatggagctggacactaagGTAGAGAAGAGGGAATAGAAAGATCGACTGGAAAGGCCTATCTTAAGAATGGTAAAATTGCTGAGTTTGTCATTATATCTCTCAAGtctgaaatataattttaaaatccatAAAACTTTGTTAATTAGAAGCCATTGGGATGCAAAAATTGGACTTCAAATAACATGATTTCAAATTAGGTAACGCTCGTCATTCAGAAATCCTTGTTGCATCATAAAACGTTCCAAGACCCATGGAAGCATGCAATCACTTTAATTCACAGTTTAACCATTTATGccatgcaaaacaaaacaaaatactataTTTCTGGAATTATtcaccgggctgagttgctcagatggttgaggtgctggctttctgactccaacttgacaggttcgatcctggctcagtccggtggtatttgaaaggctcagtccgatggtatttgaaagtgctcaaatacgtcagcctcttgttggtagatttactggcacataatagaactcctgcggggctaaactccagcacctcagcgtctccgaaaaccatcataaagtagttagggggactttaaaacaataacattattgaaatgTATCTGATAAGGTGGCATTTATTTAATTACTGCATTTGGATAACTCAGAAGACAATGCCATACTCTGGCAAACATAATCTCACACTtcgaggaagaaaaaaagaaagaaaagcacatgattgaaagacaaggagaaatctatgcatGATGCAATATGAACACAGCAATCCaataaataaagcatttgcacTTAGGAGCCAACCAGATTGTCCAATTGGAAACTCATGACACAATAAAACAAgcagaaaacaaactaaaaaagCCCAGTATGTATTTAAAACAAATATCAAGAATAATAAATTCTTTATACAGTATCAAAAAACATATAAATGTTTAATGGTCCAATAGTTTCTTTTGTCATGTATTAGGTTTATTGCCTTTTTTAAGGCATCGTGAGAGGTTGCTGCTTCTTTTGTAAATGTTAACAGTGAACTTCTACATATGGTCCATAGCACTAATTGCTGTTTCGTTAGCATCACATGCACTTATCACAGAGCTTGAGCAGCAAGTATGTCATTTTTCGACGGAATAGTTGTCACCTGTTCCGCATCTTCATCTTGTTCAGCATCATTTGCAGCCGCATCTCCTTCTGGTGTCACATGTTCACATGGCAGGATTCCCCTCCTCTGATGTAGTCTCTGTGTTGATTATGCATTCAGCAAAAGTTGTGCTGACATTAAACTGTCACCAGAACTCCTTCCATTCATCTCtaatgtcttcttcttattattattcttcttcttcatcatttaaGGAACCAAATCCACACTTGACAAAGCCGTTCATTATTGTCGATGAAAGAATAGTGTCCCAGGCAACAGTCACATTCTGCATAGCTCTGCCACGTTCCATTTGCATATTTCCCCTGCCAGACCACGTCTAGCAACTTCACAGAGAAAGTAACGCACCATTCGCTTCCTGTAGCCATGTTTCAGAGTTGAAATGATACCTTGATCTAAGGGCTGTAAGTAACTCATAAAATTGGCCAGCAGAAAACGAAAACgcactttttaaaattaaattaaattatgtttgtgtgAGCAAACTGATCTAACAGGAGCTATTTTTCTGTTCTGCCATGCCATTTTGTGCTCAAGGCACACCAGCCACTCCTCAAAAAGTATTCCCGCCATCCAGGcagttttagatgccttgtacgGAAATGCCTGATGCCCTTGAAACATCTTGGATTCTTGAACTTCCCTATGAAAAGGGGAGGAAATCTCCCGTTTCTGCATTGCGACATAGAAGGATAATGACCCTGTCCTTATACCATTTCCTGCCATTGCATGTacctcctttaaaaccgtaagtctgtttgggctcagcattaagaaaaagaagaaagaacacATTTCATCGGCATTGAAAATATTAGTTTCATCGGcaatgaaaatattgttcagtgCTTATGAGTTGGTGATATGAGTCATGCTTTCTCGCCAACTGTCAGCTTCACAGTATTCAtagattctgcttctctgcacattGCCTGCCCATG includes:
- the LOC136877355 gene encoding protein C19orf12 homolog isoform X2, which translates into the protein MPINTQELMNVLATLSEQQNLRVAVKESFKGGCIAGAGAMVGGMLLGPPGLAIGGIVGACSASVMARNKFRPVAHIILYDMTPRQQQQLATSIRAIVDDFRVEDAAMLLPLLLNNPTTHAAILSLVTEFITREMRMNIID
- the LOC136877355 gene encoding protein C19orf12 homolog isoform X1, giving the protein MLRLQTQPSYYKMPINTQELMNVLATLSEQQNLRVAVKESFKGGCIAGAGAMVGGMLLGPPGLAIGGIVGACSASVMARNKFRPVAHIILYDMTPRQQQQLATSIRAIVDDFRVEDAAMLLPLLLNNPTTHAAILSLVTEFITREMRMNIID